DNA from Brachionichthys hirsutus isolate HB-005 chromosome 3, CSIRO-AGI_Bhir_v1, whole genome shotgun sequence:
GTCATCGACCTCCAAAACGCAGCAGGTCGTACTCGACAAACTAGCGTTAACTCTGAATCCCAATTCCATGTTAATAACGGTACTCTGCAATGTGACAAAATGCAACGTGGGACCAAgcgtgtctgttttttttttttattgtgatacTGCTAAATAGAGAGAAATGGAACATGTTGCACACGTATTGGCACCAGATGACAGTGAGGAATGGCATGAGGTGGATGTCGAATGGAACGCAGACATCAGCTGAGTTTCAATTATACGCATCTCTCCCAAATGTTACTTGTTATTCAAACTGTATTGTATGTGTGGACATGAAtatgcaaagaaaaacaaagacgaCACTTCATGACCATGATCTTTGTCTTCGTGTTTTTATTCTGTCTTCGCAAATAGAGTGCAAAAAGTAACAAATCAATGAGCAAATAGCAAATAGGGTGTTTATTCTTTGATAGAATAGTACACATACTACTGGATTGCATACGTGTACCTTACAATCCACAACAGAGTGGGTATTTCTTTGATCAATGCCATGACTTAGTGCTGCTCTAGAAACATCACTACAGTGCCTTTAAATGCTTCGTAAATCCTGAAAGACATGATCTGTGTCCAATAACACGCAAATTAAACAAGCTCTCGTTCGGTATCCACACACAACAGACTTAAACATGCACGTAGTTACGAATCAGCGCACTCACACGTACGtctgaaagagaaataaaaagaccacccccccccccccccatcaggtgGTGGATTTAAGATGTTGAGGGTTGGTTTTTGGGGGCTCCATCCTCTCTGGTGGCCCCATCAGGCCTTGTTTGCCCAAGTTGCGGGGTTGCCACGGCGATTGCGACAGCGTCTCCTGTTGGATGACCTCTGGATTCGTCTGGGCCACCCAGACAACTCTCTGCACAGTTCAGCTGTAATGTGGAAGAGACGGATGTTTCCATAGCGCGTCGTCACGTACCCGACATGATGCTTAACTTCACTGAGGAACGCTTTACCCTTCAGATACTCGTCCTGCTGGCACACCGTCCTCACACAGATCTCCTTGTTGATCACGTAGACGCGAGGAAGGCTGCATCGGAAGTGTAATCATATTCATGTGAGTGATGTCAGCCTCACGCTGCACATGCATCGTGACTAAAGTATAATTCTTTCATGCATTTACCAACAATAAATAGTCACATTTGCCTCACCACCACCAACTACTATTAAAACACTgtttgctaatgctaatggaGGGACTTTGATAGTAttactgttattttttttgtcatatttttctAATAAGATTTCTTTCATTCTGCTTTTGTGTCAGAGGGCTTGGTTGGAGGTGTGTGATGTCGCATACTTCCTCTGACCAAGGCAAGcaacattttcttctttgtatCAATCAATCTAATGATAGATGATGCTTTGACAACCAAAGTGTGGACCCACACAGCCCCGATGAACCAGTTAAGTTCTTATAATCGGTCATTTCTAAGGATGTGTTGGTGaattttcattgttttattacttttttctaataattgtttaataccaaagaggaaaaaagtgaCAAATTTATAAagatgttttcttgtcagggaATATTTAGTATATAGTTTTAAAATGACCGGTGAACAGTCATGGCTGATGCTGCTGATCGCTGCTCATTCATGAAAGTGCAGGTAAAGTGCTGCTCACCTGTAGATGCAAATGCCACCAACGTATCGCTTGACGGGCCGTTGAACTGAGTACATCCTGGTGCAAGGGTACATCTCCTCTCTACAGTCTGTGGAGACagagattcaagattcaagattcacaGGCACAAGACACACTGAAACTGCATCGCTCTCGTAGCacttcatcggggggggggggctccacagAGAGAGTTCAGAGGTCACCCGCCAATCTGCTGTCGCTTACTGGCTGGCAAGGCTCCTCCAGGTGCCAGAGTGGTCTCTGGAAACAAGGAAAGAGGGCGCCATCAGACTGGAAACTTACCAGTGACCCATTGCAATGACTCACAGACGGACAGATGTCGTGCACCGTAAATGTTCCTGATTGAAAATGTGACTTGTGACGAGAAGAGCATTTTACCGTCCTGCTGGGCTCGAGCTACAGCTGTGAGCGCTGCGGAACAGAAACCACATGAAGGGGAGCGTTTtgcagcatgaaaacaaaacacaccaaGACTCGAGCGTAATTAAACAGGATGATTTGTGTGTTCTGCTTGGCAGTGGTACCGTGGAAACTGCATAGGAGCAGGACCGCTGGAAGGCCGCCCATTCCTTCGGTTTGTAAGAGGCGAGCTTTACGAGCTGGAGGAAACCAAAGAGGAAACGAGTCAGGGTGATTTCACAGAGAGGAACTGTTCAATATCCTTGCTCAAGAGTTTTTGATGCTGTTTATGTTTCCTTTAATCTTCTTGCTTAAACATGCTCCGAAAGTTCCAGGTCACGGTAATGTTTTCCCCTAAACGTTTCGCTGCCTCTGAAAACAGAGAGTCATGCTATGTTTTGGACAACAGACAAGTTGTTGCGGGGTGCCGTGGAATAATCCGCTCGACAGTTTATTCTTGTCTGTTCTTGTATTTGGACTGCGTGTAAGCAAGgagcaatatttaaaaaataaaataatctttttcTACCtgtgaaaatgttattttctctttttccctcAGTGCTTTTGTTGCTATGgctccttccctctcctctctgccgcCCCTCGTCATTCCTCTCGTGATGTGTCAGTGTAACTTTGGCGTCCAAAGAGTGAGTTCTCTcaaaagaatgtgtttttttgtgtgcccCATTTGAGGACCCCTCCGCCCCTCCTCTGTTAAATCGTGCATTGTACTTTTCCAGCTTTCTCTTCATAGAACATTTCACTGTTTTCCTACTGTACAATCCCCACCGGCCAATCTTTATCCTCACAGTTTGtcaatttgtgtgttttcttgctctGATAATTGCAGAGTCATATATGTGACATTTCTCTCTGGATTGTCCTGGCTCATCTCACTGCATGCctcttttaatttgtttttcgGGGTGacttctttttcctctgcttGTCCTAACAGGACTCTGCAAATGTAAAGTATAAATTCTCACACCAATCAGCCAAACATTCACGCCACGTATTCCTTTACCTCTCTATTTATATCTAATCGGTGCAAAAATAACTGCATCGATATTTTTGCAATCCACGAGCTATTCTGTTAGAATTAGATATAAAAGAAGCATAATGAATATGTACTCACAACTTTTGCTGTCGTCCACAACTGCTTTAGTTTTACGAATCTTTTGTCTTCTCCTCTTTCCACTCCtgccctctcttctcctcctcctccgccccctcctccccttgTCTTAACCATTTTTCTTgctctttacttttttttttcaaatctggcaaaaataatctttatttaaataattgtatcttttttttgcctttttatcAGTCATCTGAAGCaacttggtttttttttctctccctctcatgCCTCAACAAGTGTCTCATCAAAACACGAAGCAAAACATGTGTTCTGTTATTCTAactgtatttttaaatattgttataAGAGCATGCAGAGTTTTGTGGACctcagcaaattaaaaaaaaatcaataaagtgGAAAAATCGAGAAATGAAGAAATTAACAGGGATTTGACCACAGTGGGTTTTGAATTTAACTGTTGCACTACCTAATATAACCAGCGGGTGGAGCCGTGCTCTTAAATGCACGCATTCACGATCATTGGTCAGTAAAATAAAGTCTCCATGACTTCAGTTATCACTGCAGAAACatgcatttcttcatttctCCTCCTGAGTGCTAATGGGCGTTTTTTTgtaacctctgccaaggaggtcatgtttttgacagcatctgtctgtttgtctctctgttagcaggattacgtaaaaactgctggatggatcttggtctCACTTAGATCCCATAAGATTTCGAGAGCGATCGGGATACCCTTCTGGAACAAAACATCATATCGTGTAAAATATGCcttaaaggggtccgatatgaactatcatgaaaaacgtcttctggatctgatgcagaatgacgttcggaaaaaaacatgacattttaatattgaaaactcaatttacggatttaaaaaacgagttaaaaaaatacacatcaacttttCATGGTTACTGTATAAAGattccaagaacaatttagaacattttgatgatgatccagatcaccatgtggacggtgtaaatccaattatgagaaAATTGAAAAGCCCATTCAAAGAATCAGGGAGTGCAAACCTCCACTAAGCAATGTTTCCATTCTGTCATTGATCATAAACAACGGTCCCCTGACAGTTTGACCCCTATAGTACGACCGACTCCTAGAACGTTATTATTAGTTCATTAATGAATAAACATTTCTCATGTATTTGTATGAGAAGGTGTTTGCGTTGAAAGAGCCCATACATCCGGATGCTTACAGCAGTATTAGGAGCGAAACCCGACTCTGCACTTGACCAATATAAATATTTCCACACGCAACCCCTGAAGTCACACATGACAAATCTCACTCTGACTCTCGGCCTATGGGAAGACCCAGTCagttcaagggggggggggggggcatcagggCTACCTCGTCTCCAAAGCGAGCACCTGCGGGGTGGCCCTAACAAGGTCGCCCCAGCAAGCCTGATGACAGCTTAACAGATGGGGGGCCGTGTAAgcaaaagagaggaggagaggagccaaGCCAAGGGGAGTGATCGCAATCCTTCAAACTGCCACTCTGCCTACTCTGTTGGCGGGGGGGGGATaaggagaggacagacaggagtgGAATAGAGGAGACAGGtggagagggaggtggagggagcaGCACAGTTCGGTTAAGTTAAACATACCAGGTAGTAAACACATGATAAAGTATGGACTTGTTTATTTGTCGGAAGGCAATGTGTGATGCGTGATGCGTGCCAGCTCTGCAATAGATTCTCCTTCAGTGACCTCCTCGTCATTCCAACGCATTCCTCGCTCTACTTCTTCCTTACTGttacactgtacacacacacaaacacatccataTTCATGTCGCCGCGTGACGCATTTGACGATTGCGTCCCTTTGCGTCAGGTGAAAGGAGATCTCCTGATCCTCAACTGGACATCATGAATTAATGCCCAACACCAATACTACCACTAACATACATCTGACCTGAACCCAACAGCCCTTTGAAGTAAGGGAGGAACAGCCAAAATGTCAACACGCTGCAGAAATGTCTTCACTCGGTGGGTTTCAAACTAAAAATAGCAATGCAAGAatacagacgggggggggggggggggggggggggggaactgacTCTCCCAGGAGCGCATCGCACATCTCAGGAAATGCTCATTCAGGACGTGCTGCAAACTGGATCCGATGTTGCTGCTCAGCACTTCTCACTCTGCAAAAGTCATCATTTGGGGTGTTGAGCCTTGACAAGCGACCGTGGCGACACAGGAAGTCGGGATAAGTTGAGCCCATACATTTTGCTGACCTTCACGGGGGTTGAAAGTCTTGCTTCAAAGTGAGCTTCATTCAATATGTGATGAAATCTGAATCCTGCTGACGTGACAAATCTAAATCGGATGTTCTTGTCCATCTCAGTTTACAGTTGCGTCGTTCCTCTTCACAAACCTCTTCAAATATATAATGACAAGCATGTTTCAGGTGAAAAGAGGTTCACCTCCTTGACGTGAcactttttaaaatgattttggCTTCATCATGGAGCTGCAAGTCCTTCTCCTGTTTTCATCCCTGCTGTCCTCATCGACCTCGAGCAGATTTACACCTCGATTCCCGTCTTTGTGCTGGCAGTCTATTGTCTCAATGGATCACACCATGTGTTTCCATTTGTCAGGCCGGGGTCCTTCATTAACCCCATCCAAGTATCGGATGACTCtttctcctctgtttcctgGAACGCGACACTATCcagtgttttattgtgaaaatactGGAATATGAGatgcaaaaacacagaaacagtttCTCGGTTCACGTCACCGTTGCCCTGAGAAGAGAAATGTTCAGGGAGGGACTGGCTGAGAACGGCACATTTTGCCAAAGGTTGAGACATGGTCCAAGTGGCGCAAGAGGAGCAACACAAGGGGAAAGTCAGTCGGAGACCCGGAGACAGAAACGAGCAGAGTAAACAGGCGAGATGGGTCGCAGTTACAGGCCTGCAGGCGCCAAGGTGGCCTGGTTGATagtcagagagaggtggtgacgTGCATGCTGGGTAAATAGATGGGTCTGGGGGTCTATTTATACATCCATCTGGAGTGGCCCTCAGCACAGACCCTAATGCCATATACACACCCCCTCGCcaccagtgttgggaaagtaactaaagtaactagtaacttaaagtaatattacttttttggtttttttttttttaccagtaacgagtaatgtaacgaattactttttcattttgagtaataatattacacttgcttttttttcaatATATTACTTTATAATACTTttataatatattactttttgtaatatattatattatgtggGAAAACCTTTGATCTCCTCGTGTCATTCTTAAAACTGCATTTTACCGTGTTGAAGGCAGTTTTCCATCCGAGGATGAAATTGAATTTAGGTCACCTAATTTCACTTTTGCATcagaaaacatcttttttttttccgtaAAAAGCATTTTACTTTATAAATACTTGCCGACTGATGCCTGAAttcattcatgaaatgaaatttctTAATCCCAATTTGGCAACAGAAACTGAAGAACGTGCAGACACGTGATCAACTCTGAAAACAACATAGGAATGAGCTGACGGCCATAACAATAGCCAATCATGCTCATGTCGATTAATGAGAAGTGGCACATTGATCAGTAAATAACTTTACTGAGCGAAAGTAATTGAAGTACTTTTCTCTGTACAGAGTTTGGTATTTTCCTACGTTCTAATTGAGACACAAACGCAGCATCattttgtctcttggctgaaACTTGTAGGTCTTAATTAAATTCTCAGATGTTGAGACATTCATAAATCGCTTAGATTAAATGTAACAAAGAGAATCTGTTCTTGTCACTGCAGTAACAATACTACTATTGATAAACTGGATTTATTACCTGTTCCATGTGTGAACACCTGTCGCCGGTGTTCACACATGGAACCCGGTCAGACAAACGGGTTCCACTGTGTGATGCCTTAAAGTTCTTATCTTTCCATCAGCGAGAaagatttaaatgaattaaGCACTTACGACATAAAGTACGTTGAGAGCGGAGAGCGTGTTTTTGGTGCAAAAGAATCCTCCGCAAACCATCCTGCCCGCTGGAAAGCGTCAACCTGCGCCTTCAGATCCATGGAGACTGAAACCGCATCACGGGATGGCTTCTGGTCTCCAGGAGTCCTAACCCTGgttttatcatttctattttctaactttaactttctttgagctgttttcgggttgataaggacccaaaatcaccataatagtgtagaaacatgggaaaagtgagtttttcatcatgtgggacctttaaaagaatgtcctttgcaacaacttccatttctggttgctgactactttcaataatgcctctgcagtcagaaaacaaagtgatttttattaatatattcacacagaatgatagtcatgaataaaatattcaacacaatcaacacttaagaacaaatatttctacataacaGGTTCCTGAAGACAAAGTTCAATTCTCAGCAATCCTTATGAAAGAGACTGACTCGTTGTGCTCCATCTTACAAAAATCTCAAAAAATTGACAATTCAGatactaaatatattttttcatagaTATGTCAAAGGGAGGCCTTCCCCCCAGGGTGGACACATTTCATGTGGCGTTTCAAAACATTGGCGTAACTGAAAGGTTcttcacacatttaaactgtcagTCTTTTCCcgtttttattgtcatgtgcCTTTTCAAATCagaattttgtgtgaattgttcacCAAATGTCTGACAATCATAAGGCTTAACCATcattgtggattctcatgtggactttcattttgctgttttctttcaaatctttgccacattcaaagggatctcatcagtgtggattctcatgtgcttcataaaggtacttttctctctgaaatgtttcccacatgttttacagccaaagggcttctcatcagtgtggattctcatgtgattaataaagGTACTTTTcgttctgaaatgtttcccacatgttttacagccaaagggcttctcatcagtgtggattctcatgtgcttcATAAAGGtacttttctgtctgaaatgtttcccacatgttttacagccaaagggcttctcatcagtgtggattctcatgtgcttcATAAAGGtacttttctgtctgaaatgtttcccacatgttttacagtcaaagggcttctcaccagtgtggattctcatgtgattaataaagTTACTTCTcgttctgaaatgtttcccacatgtttcacagtCAACGGGCTTCtcatcagtgtggattctcatgtgattaataaagGTACTTTT
Protein-coding regions in this window:
- the mfap5 gene encoding microfibril associated protein 5, with product MGGLPAVLLLCSFHALTAVARAQQDETTLAPGGALPANCREEMYPCTRMYSVQRPVKRYVGGICIYSLPRVYVINKEICVRTVCQQDEYLKAELCRELSGWPRRIQRSSNRRRCRNRRGNPATWANKA